A single window of Vigna unguiculata cultivar IT97K-499-35 chromosome 1, ASM411807v1, whole genome shotgun sequence DNA harbors:
- the LOC114183789 gene encoding BTB/POZ and MATH domain-containing protein 4, which yields MYNPAAASRSVLASRTSSRSVTETVNGSHKFVIKGYSLAKGIGVGKHIASETFTVGGYQWAIYFYPDGKNPEDNSAYVSVFIALASEGTDVRALFELTLLDQSGNGKHKVHSHFDRSLESGPYTLKYRGSMWGYKRFFKRAQLEASTFLKDDCLKINCTVGVVVSSIDCSKLNTIHVPESDIGSHFGMLLENEEGSDVTFSVGGERFHAHKLVLAARSTAFETEFFNGMEEDEQEVVVTDMEPKVFKALLHFIYRDTLIDDEELFVSRSSFLPSVSESFAAKLLAAAEKYGLPRLKLMCESVLCKDISIDSVAYILALADRYRATELKSVCLQFSAENLVAVMQSDGFEYLKENCPLLQSELLKTVAGCEEEFSGEGKCRSVWAQFSDGGDTNDRSVRQQTWENGVDRSQSLWVHLSDGVNNNDRSPGQEP from the exons ATGTACAACCCGGCGGCGGCGAGTAGGAGCGTCCTGGCGTCGCGGACGAGTTCCCGTTCGGTGACGGAGACGGTGAACGGTTCGCACAAGTTCGTGATCAAGGGTTACTCTCTTGCCAAGGGAATCGGCGTCGGAAAACACATCGCGAGCGAGACTTTCACCGTCGGAGGGTACCAGTGGGCGATTTACTTCTATCCCGACGGTAAGAATCCTGAAGACAACTCCGCCTATGTCTCCGTCTTCATTGCGCTCGCTTCCGAAGGCACCGACGTTCGTGCTCTCTTCGAACTCACCTTGCTCGACCAGAGCGGCAACGGCAAGCACAAGGTGCACAGCCACTTCGATCGCTCGCTCGAGAGTGGGCCCTACACTCTCAAATATCGAGGCAGCATGTG GGGTTATAAGAGATTTTTTAAACGGGCTCAACTCGAAGCTTCAACATTCCTGAAGGACGACTGCTTGAAGATAAACTGCACTGTTGGTGTGGTGGTGTCATCCATTGATTGTTCTAAATTAAACACAATACACGTTCCTGAGTCTGACATTGGGTCACATTTTGGAATGCTGTTAGAGAATGAGGAGGGGTCAGATGTGACTTTCTCTGTAGGTGGAGAAAGGTTTCATGCTCATAAACTTGTTTTGGCTGCCCGATCAACTGCGTTTGAAACTGAATTTTTCAATGGGATGGAGGAGGATGAGCAGGAAGTAGTTGTTACTGACATGGAACCTAAGGTTTTCAAG GCTttacttcattttatttatagagACACTCTTATAGATGATGAGGAGCTTTTTGTGTCACGTTCATCATTCTTGCCTTCAGTATCTGAATCATTTGCAGCAAAGTTGTTAGCTGCTGCGGAAAAATATGGCTTGCCCAGACTTAAGCTGATGTGCGAATCTGTTCTTTGTAAAGACATTTCTATAGATTCTGTAGCCTATATTCTGGCTCTTGCTGATCGCTATCGTGCTACAGAGTTGAAGTCTGTCTGTCTACAGTTTTCTGCTGAAAACCTTGTTG CTGTGATGCAATCTGATGGTTTTGAATATCTTAAGGAAAATTGTCCATTACTGCAATCGGAACTGCTAAAGACTGTGGCGGGATGCGAGGAGGAATTTAGTGGAGAAGGAAAATGTCGAAGTGTCTGGGCCCAGTTTTCTGATGGTGGTGACACCAATGACAGGAGTGTAAGACAACAAACCTGGGAGAATGGAGTTGACAGGAGTCAAAGCTTGTGGGTTCATCTTTCTGATGGTGTCAACAACAATGACAGGAGTCCAGGGCAAGAACCTTGA